In Picosynechococcus sp. PCC 7002, the following are encoded in one genomic region:
- a CDS encoding FHA domain-containing protein — protein sequence MEKLTLEWSLQNHLHHYTFHQAATTKVAQKLRIGRDPARCDIVFTDRSVSSLHVELFFSAALDAALIQNLRPSNPPLIDGYQLTQGTANLAQGSEIQLGRIQLQVSQLVLPGQAQAAAPPQPQVPNTASAYGLKCPNPSCGRVSRYDEQVLKQGCPWCGFSLAAANTVVIARPQS from the coding sequence ATGGAAAAATTAACCCTAGAGTGGTCGTTACAAAATCATCTACACCACTACACATTCCACCAAGCTGCAACCACAAAAGTTGCCCAGAAGTTGCGGATTGGTCGAGATCCAGCCCGATGTGACATTGTCTTTACTGACCGCAGTGTTTCTTCTCTCCATGTCGAATTATTTTTTAGTGCGGCTTTAGATGCTGCACTCATTCAAAATCTTCGCCCCTCCAACCCCCCCCTCATTGATGGCTACCAGCTCACCCAAGGGACGGCTAATCTAGCCCAGGGCAGCGAGATTCAACTCGGTCGCATTCAATTGCAGGTCTCCCAGTTGGTGTTGCCAGGCCAGGCTCAGGCGGCAGCCCCGCCCCAACCCCAAGTGCCCAATACGGCCTCAGCCTACGGTCTAAAATGTCCGAATCCATCCTGTGGTAGAGTTTCTCGGTATGATGAGCAGGTGCTCAAACAGGGATGCCCTTGGTGTGGATTTTCTCTAGCCGCAGCAAATACGGTGGTGATAGCTCGGCCACAATCCTAA
- a CDS encoding FHA domain-containing protein yields the protein MTTLQQVWLSWKDPLTNDVQTLALGLPIAIGRDSNSMPTAIANGQPVAKLTLNSSQVSRYHALIALQADQLWIGDQNSSNGVFVNGQRQTQRSLKSGDVVRIGPYEISITTTAPNQSATQRRSSDSFIQVPDQQLPDPTTSSSPLETFPPAEFQAQYVSPQQLYATGLPVEEIDYVAIGAGLGSYIWVDFLRVYGVQAQQIRALGLEGKPYGRYQRLCLNSQIPAHERLRSNSDSCPDNLWGWPSYALREAYGDFLRGHFQAALRHLWQVFTEPILTETYTPRSGNVFKSIDREAARIGWHHMYRFGRVRAIRKTDDGRYAIAYSAGRGRHAFVIGRYVHLCTGYPVIQFLPDLQDYREKTGDFKTVVNAYEEHDHVYSTLERQGGTVLIRGRGIVASRVIQRIYEARRRNPNISILHLMRSPKPVGNKFGLAQRPVSNHFELQPFNWPKACWGGTLREQLENAAPRERTNLLADWGGTTTADRHDWRDIIQTGLDKGWYRIVFGDVVAVEPDAQGRPVTRIREKGITGELTLTANYIIDATGLDGKVKSTPLLNDLVTHYQLSLNALGRFQVNNDFEMPEMRNRSGRMYAAGAITFGGPHAAVDSFLGLQYCALKSVEALAQENASQVRPLHPLASLSQWFKWINNQAP from the coding sequence ATGACGACATTGCAGCAGGTCTGGTTAAGCTGGAAAGATCCCCTCACGAACGACGTGCAAACCTTAGCCCTGGGGTTGCCCATTGCCATTGGTCGTGATTCCAACAGTATGCCGACGGCGATCGCCAATGGACAACCTGTCGCCAAATTAACCCTCAATAGCTCCCAAGTTTCTCGGTACCATGCCCTCATTGCTCTCCAGGCCGATCAACTGTGGATTGGGGATCAAAATAGTAGCAATGGCGTGTTTGTGAATGGCCAGCGCCAAACCCAAAGGAGCTTGAAATCTGGGGATGTGGTGCGGATTGGCCCCTATGAAATTTCGATTACCACCACGGCCCCAAATCAATCGGCGACCCAGCGCCGCTCCAGCGATTCTTTTATTCAGGTGCCAGACCAACAACTGCCGGATCCCACCACCAGCAGTTCCCCATTAGAAACCTTTCCCCCCGCAGAATTTCAAGCGCAGTATGTCAGTCCTCAACAGTTATATGCCACCGGATTACCCGTCGAAGAGATAGACTATGTGGCCATTGGGGCCGGGCTTGGCAGTTATATTTGGGTTGATTTTTTACGGGTTTACGGGGTGCAGGCCCAGCAAATTCGTGCTTTGGGCCTAGAAGGAAAACCCTATGGCCGCTACCAACGGCTCTGCTTAAACTCGCAAATTCCGGCCCACGAGCGGCTGCGGTCGAACTCGGATTCTTGTCCGGATAATCTCTGGGGTTGGCCGAGCTATGCGCTACGGGAAGCCTACGGCGATTTTTTGCGGGGACATTTCCAGGCAGCTTTACGGCATCTCTGGCAGGTCTTTACGGAACCGATTTTGACGGAAACCTATACGCCTCGTTCTGGCAATGTCTTCAAATCTATCGACCGGGAGGCGGCACGGATTGGGTGGCACCATATGTATCGCTTTGGGCGGGTACGGGCAATCCGGAAAACCGATGATGGTCGTTATGCGATCGCCTATTCTGCGGGACGGGGGCGCCATGCCTTTGTCATTGGCCGTTATGTTCATCTGTGTACCGGATATCCGGTGATCCAATTTTTGCCAGATCTCCAGGACTACCGCGAAAAAACAGGGGATTTTAAAACGGTCGTCAATGCCTACGAAGAACATGACCACGTCTATAGCACCCTCGAACGCCAGGGGGGGACAGTCTTGATTCGGGGTCGAGGGATTGTCGCCTCTAGGGTGATCCAGCGCATTTACGAAGCCCGCCGCCGTAACCCCAACATTTCGATTTTGCACCTAATGCGATCGCCAAAACCCGTGGGAAATAAATTTGGCCTGGCCCAGCGACCCGTGAGCAACCATTTTGAACTGCAACCGTTTAATTGGCCTAAGGCCTGTTGGGGCGGCACCCTGCGCGAACAATTAGAAAACGCTGCCCCCAGGGAACGCACTAACCTCCTGGCCGATTGGGGCGGCACCACCACCGCCGATCGCCACGACTGGCGCGATATTATCCAAACGGGTTTAGATAAAGGCTGGTATCGAATCGTTTTTGGGGATGTCGTAGCCGTCGAACCCGATGCCCAAGGACGTCCGGTGACGCGGATTCGCGAAAAAGGCATCACAGGGGAACTCACCCTCACCGCCAACTACATCATTGACGCCACGGGTCTCGATGGTAAAGTCAAATCCACCCCCCTGCTCAATGACCTCGTGACCCACTACCAACTGTCCCTGAATGCCCTTGGCCGCTTCCAGGTGAACAATGATTTTGAAATGCCGGAAATGCGTAACCGCTCAGGACGAATGTACGCCGCCGGCGCCATTACCTTTGGTGGCCCCCATGCCGCCGTCGATAGCTTTTTGGGGTTGCAATACTGTGCCCTAAAATCAGTAGAAGCCTTGGCTCAGGAAAATGCTTCCCAGGTGCGCCCTTTGCATCCCCTGGCTTCCCTATCCCAATGGTTTAAATGGATTAACAATCAAGCCCCATGA
- a CDS encoding protein kinase domain-containing protein: protein MTKQTIGSGRYQILRELGSGGFGVTYLVKDSYMPSQPIRVAKQLRPIEDQSEIYRLVQERFQREAVLLEELGSNPQIPSLYAYFEEDGKFYLVQEYIEGQTLEALLKNEGPQSAATVRQILVDTLDILEFIETKQIIHRDIKPENIILREADKKPVLIDFGAVREIMGTQMMSSGATPKSSIVIGTPGFMPPEQASGRPVFSSDLYALALTMVYLLTGMMPQDFQHDPITGELTWPSQNIADQHLVAVLNFAIKPNPKERFMTAKAMRAALTAAMPNNQATEVMPEILPTIVASTIATAPVGTGSNANAAAGTPVTPPTEITGGGQAPPTYHVAEELSFSAADLQQNSSKKRGAPWGLLLGLGLLGLGGYQLYQVVQQRQIAGEVQPGVTPSNPNPGTTPPGNGENPNPNPTNPTTPATPTTPTPTTPDPVITAPTDGVFFGAIAFSEATGEYGYVIDVPTQAEAEQAAVEDCEFFAASGDCQALVWFRNACGAIAMGPEAYGSGWGADIESAEAAALDVCSDFGSGCEVVDSICTSQ, encoded by the coding sequence ATGACGAAACAGACAATCGGTTCTGGTCGATATCAAATTCTCCGTGAGTTGGGTAGTGGAGGATTTGGCGTCACATACCTCGTAAAAGACAGCTACATGCCCTCCCAGCCCATCCGGGTCGCAAAACAGCTTCGGCCCATTGAAGACCAATCCGAAATCTATCGTCTGGTGCAGGAACGTTTCCAACGGGAAGCCGTATTACTAGAAGAACTCGGCAGCAATCCCCAAATTCCAAGCCTCTATGCCTATTTCGAAGAAGATGGCAAATTTTACCTCGTCCAGGAGTACATCGAAGGTCAAACCCTAGAGGCACTTTTAAAAAATGAAGGGCCCCAGTCCGCCGCCACCGTCCGGCAAATCTTGGTGGATACCCTCGATATTTTGGAATTTATTGAAACCAAGCAAATTATCCACCGGGACATTAAGCCAGAAAATATCATTCTGCGCGAAGCGGACAAAAAACCGGTACTAATTGACTTTGGCGCAGTCCGGGAAATTATGGGCACCCAAATGATGAGCAGTGGTGCCACCCCAAAAAGCTCCATCGTGATCGGTACCCCTGGATTTATGCCCCCGGAACAGGCATCCGGTCGGCCCGTTTTTTCGAGTGACTTGTATGCCCTCGCCCTGACGATGGTCTATCTCCTCACCGGAATGATGCCCCAAGATTTTCAACATGATCCCATCACCGGCGAATTAACCTGGCCCAGTCAAAATATCGCGGATCAACATTTAGTGGCGGTGCTGAATTTTGCCATTAAGCCCAATCCGAAAGAGCGGTTTATGACGGCTAAGGCAATGCGGGCGGCCCTTACAGCGGCGATGCCTAACAATCAAGCCACGGAGGTCATGCCAGAAATTTTACCGACCATCGTTGCCTCTACCATTGCCACAGCACCAGTTGGCACGGGTTCCAATGCTAATGCTGCGGCTGGTACGCCGGTCACACCGCCAACAGAGATTACCGGAGGAGGCCAAGCCCCGCCGACCTATCATGTGGCCGAAGAGCTTTCTTTTTCGGCGGCAGATCTACAACAGAACAGTTCCAAAAAACGCGGCGCTCCCTGGGGATTACTCCTGGGTTTAGGGCTACTGGGACTGGGTGGCTACCAACTTTATCAAGTGGTGCAACAACGTCAAATTGCCGGGGAAGTCCAACCAGGGGTAACGCCCAGCAATCCAAATCCGGGAACAACGCCACCGGGAAATGGAGAAAACCCAAATCCTAACCCCACTAATCCGACCACGCCAGCAACCCCGACAACCCCCACACCAACAACACCCGATCCGGTTATTACCGCCCCAACTGATGGCGTCTTTTTTGGGGCGATCGCCTTTTCGGAGGCCACCGGGGAATATGGCTATGTGATTGATGTACCCACCCAAGCAGAGGCCGAGCAAGCTGCTGTGGAAGATTGTGAATTTTTTGCTGCGTCCGGGGATTGCCAAGCCCTGGTCTGGTTCCGCAATGCCTGTGGGGCGATCGCCATGGGGCCAGAGGCCTATGGCAGCGGCTGGGGGGCTGATATTGAGAGCGCCGAGGCAGCAGCCCTCGATGTGTGTAGTGATTTTGGCTCCGGTTGTGAGGTGGTCGATTCCATTTGTACGAGCCAATAG
- a CDS encoding pentapeptide repeat-containing protein yields MLAMCKRLMAIALVVGIVSFAWGNFDPPKAWAVDYNKRTFIQEDFSHQDLRDNSYDLSSLRGCDFSYSDLRGVRFFSANLEFVNFEGADLRGAVLDSARIGHANFKNANLEGAFLASVKITPSTVIEGADFTDALILARENDKLCELASGTNPTTGRDTAATLYCP; encoded by the coding sequence ATGCTAGCAATGTGCAAACGGCTAATGGCGATCGCCTTGGTTGTGGGGATTGTAAGTTTCGCCTGGGGCAATTTTGACCCACCAAAGGCCTGGGCTGTAGACTACAACAAGCGCACCTTTATTCAAGAAGATTTTTCCCACCAGGACTTGCGGGACAATAGTTACGATCTCTCTAGTCTCCGGGGCTGCGATTTTAGTTACTCAGACCTGCGGGGGGTGCGTTTTTTCTCGGCTAATCTCGAATTCGTCAACTTTGAAGGGGCTGATCTCCGGGGAGCCGTCTTAGATTCTGCCCGCATTGGCCACGCGAACTTTAAAAATGCCAACCTAGAGGGGGCTTTCCTCGCCAGCGTCAAAATTACGCCATCCACAGTCATTGAAGGGGCCGATTTCACCGATGCCCTGATCTTGGCGCGGGAAAATGACAAGCTTTGCGAACTGGCCAGCGGCACCAATCCCACCACAGGCCGTGACACCGCAGCAACCCTATACTGCCCCTAG
- a CDS encoding mechanosensitive ion channel family protein: MNLDFLTRSILGNTLAAYAMAIVVLVVGFLLINGFRALILSSLRRWAKKTQTTLDPRITKILSQSLVRLLYVGNVFLAIGNLNLHPILNQAVRALTVIATTIIGIQLISQLAEYAIRSYLLRKGDIELEQSFSALMPILRAILWAIGAVFLLDNLGFDISAVVASLGIGGLAIAFAAQGILTDLFSYFSIVLDRPFALGDFIIVGDFIGTVEYIGIKTTRLKSLSGEEIVMANTDLTGSRIRNFKHMKRRRIVFSLGVLYETPKEKLEIIPALIQDIISAQEQVSFDRAHFASYGDFSLNYEIVYYVESSDYALYMDTQQKINLAIFEAFAQRNIEFAYPTNVTYVQGLNADAEKAIAPETATNS; encoded by the coding sequence ATGAATTTAGATTTTCTTACCCGAAGTATTTTGGGGAATACCCTCGCTGCCTATGCCATGGCGATCGTCGTGCTGGTGGTGGGCTTTCTCCTGATCAATGGGTTCAGGGCGCTCATTCTCAGTTCACTGCGACGGTGGGCCAAAAAGACCCAAACGACCCTCGATCCGCGCATCACGAAAATTCTCAGTCAGTCTTTAGTGCGTCTCCTCTATGTGGGGAACGTTTTTTTGGCGATTGGGAATCTCAACTTGCACCCCATTTTGAACCAAGCGGTGCGGGCTTTAACGGTTATTGCCACGACGATTATTGGCATTCAGCTCATTTCCCAATTGGCAGAATATGCGATTCGCTCCTACCTCCTGCGTAAAGGCGACATTGAGCTAGAACAGAGTTTTAGTGCGCTGATGCCCATTTTGCGGGCCATACTCTGGGCTATTGGTGCGGTCTTCCTCCTGGATAACCTCGGCTTTGATATCTCTGCTGTGGTCGCCAGTCTGGGGATTGGGGGTTTGGCGATCGCCTTTGCCGCCCAGGGGATTCTAACTGATTTATTCAGTTACTTTTCCATTGTCCTCGACCGCCCCTTTGCCCTGGGAGACTTTATCATCGTCGGTGATTTTATCGGCACTGTAGAATACATCGGTATCAAAACCACGAGGCTCAAGAGTCTCAGCGGCGAAGAAATCGTCATGGCCAATACCGACCTCACAGGCTCCCGGATTCGCAACTTTAAGCACATGAAGCGGCGACGGATCGTCTTTAGTCTTGGAGTCCTGTACGAAACGCCTAAAGAAAAGTTAGAAATTATTCCGGCCCTCATCCAGGACATCATTAGCGCTCAAGAACAGGTTAGTTTTGACCGGGCTCACTTTGCCAGCTATGGCGATTTTAGTTTGAACTACGAAATTGTCTACTACGTTGAAAGTAGCGACTACGCCCTCTACATGGATACTCAACAGAAAATTAACCTGGCCATCTTCGAAGCCTTTGCCCAGCGCAACATTGAATTCGCTTATCCGACAAATGTGACCTACGTCCAAGGTTTAAATGCCGACGCAGAAAAGGCGATCGCCCCAGAAACTGCCACGAACAGTTAA
- a CDS encoding methyltransferase domain-containing protein has protein sequence MNILLLALGISATILAIALISYLLTARRYQSADTVADSYDEWTEDGILEYYWGEHIHLGHYGNPPRAKNFLKAKADFVHEMVRWGGLDQLPPGTKVLDVGCGIGGSSRILARDYGFDVTGITISPKQVERATQLTPPGLTAKFAVDDAMNLSFADGSFDVVWSVEAGPHMPDKAIFAQELLRVLKPGGKLVVADWNQRDDRQIPLNWWEKPVMTQLLDQWAHPKFSSIEGFSELLEETGLVQDQVINADWSQETLPSWLHTIWVGAIRPWGWLQYGLPGFIKSVREIPTILLMRLAFGTGLCRFGMFQAVRGEGNPVTKNRTTQQAISR, from the coding sequence ATGAATATCTTGCTCCTTGCCCTGGGGATTAGTGCCACAATTTTGGCGATCGCCCTCATTAGCTATCTGCTGACAGCCCGCCGTTACCAATCTGCCGACACCGTCGCCGACTCCTACGACGAATGGACAGAGGACGGCATCCTTGAATATTACTGGGGCGAACACATTCACCTTGGTCACTATGGCAACCCACCGAGGGCGAAAAATTTCCTCAAAGCTAAGGCTGATTTTGTCCATGAGATGGTGCGCTGGGGCGGCTTGGATCAATTACCCCCTGGAACCAAAGTGCTGGATGTGGGCTGTGGCATCGGTGGCAGTAGCCGCATCCTCGCGCGAGACTATGGCTTTGACGTAACTGGGATCACCATCAGTCCCAAGCAAGTGGAGCGGGCAACCCAACTTACGCCCCCAGGATTGACTGCCAAATTTGCCGTTGATGATGCGATGAATTTATCCTTCGCCGATGGCAGTTTCGATGTAGTTTGGTCTGTAGAAGCTGGCCCCCATATGCCCGATAAGGCGATTTTTGCCCAGGAACTGCTCCGGGTACTGAAGCCCGGCGGAAAATTAGTTGTCGCCGACTGGAACCAACGGGACGATCGCCAAATTCCCCTCAATTGGTGGGAAAAACCCGTGATGACTCAACTCCTTGACCAATGGGCTCACCCGAAGTTTTCGAGCATCGAAGGCTTTTCGGAACTGCTAGAGGAGACAGGTCTTGTTCAAGATCAAGTGATTAACGCTGATTGGAGCCAAGAAACCCTTCCTTCCTGGTTACACACAATTTGGGTAGGAGCAATTCGGCCCTGGGGTTGGCTGCAATACGGTCTACCCGGTTTTATCAAGTCAGTACGAGAAATTCCGACCATTCTGCTCATGCGCCTAGCCTTTGGTACGGGCCTGTGTCGGTTTGGGATGTTTCAAGCGGTGCGGGGCGAGGGCAACCCAGTAACTAAAAATCGGACAACCCAGCAGGCTATTTCCCGCTAG
- a CDS encoding S9 family peptidase, producing the protein MATPQTAPYGTWRSPITSDLIVSSSIGLGAVAWAGTDLYWLEGRPQEKGRNVLVKRNGDGTTVDITPPDFNVRSRVHEYGGGAFLITETGTVYFSNDGDRHVYVQKPNQEPQALIPENQRRYADFILDAARNRLICVSEDHSVPGHEPKNDLVAIALDSGDIQVLVEGNDFYTSPRLSPDGKTLAWVSWDHPDMPWDNSQLWIAEIQADGTLGEKTLVAGGNGESVVEPRWSPGGVLYFSGDRSGYWNLYRYVEGTAQVVYPAEAEFGYPHWVFGESILGFIDETTLVCTYNDHGTWKLATLNPDRRALTPIPVPYSSISDLQVQGEMIAFIGGAATQPTAIVTLDLFTGETVRVKEASTLKIDPGYLAQPQAIAFPTENGLTAHAWYYPPTNQDFQAPADTAPPLLVKSHGGPTAMAAASLNLRIQYWTSRGFAFVDVNYGGSTGYGREYHQRLDGNWGIVDVQDCVNVAKYLVAKGLADGEKLAIAGGSAGGYTTLAALTFHDVFKAGASYYGISDLEVLATDTHKFEARYLDRLIGKYPAEKEKYIRRSPIHFTEKLACPVIFFQGLEDKVVPPNQAEMMVEAIKTKGLPVAYVPFEGEQHGFRQAENIKKALDSEFYFYSQIFGFTPADPLEPVEIINL; encoded by the coding sequence ATGGCCACTCCGCAAACCGCCCCCTACGGCACTTGGCGATCGCCGATTACCTCCGATCTGATTGTTTCGAGCAGCATTGGTTTGGGGGCAGTGGCCTGGGCTGGCACAGATCTTTACTGGCTTGAGGGCAGACCCCAGGAAAAAGGGCGTAATGTGCTGGTAAAACGCAATGGCGACGGAACGACAGTTGATATTACGCCGCCGGATTTTAATGTGCGTAGTCGTGTCCATGAGTATGGTGGTGGCGCTTTTTTAATTACGGAAACTGGCACCGTTTATTTTTCCAACGATGGCGATCGCCACGTCTACGTCCAAAAGCCAAACCAGGAACCTCAAGCCCTCATCCCAGAAAATCAACGCCGCTATGCCGATTTCATTCTTGATGCAGCCCGCAACCGTTTAATTTGTGTCAGCGAAGACCACAGCGTCCCAGGCCATGAACCCAAAAACGATTTGGTGGCGATCGCCCTCGATTCCGGCGACATTCAAGTTTTAGTCGAAGGCAATGATTTTTATACTTCGCCTCGCCTTTCTCCCGATGGGAAAACCCTCGCCTGGGTCAGTTGGGATCACCCCGATATGCCCTGGGACAATAGTCAACTCTGGATTGCTGAGATTCAAGCCGATGGCACTTTAGGGGAGAAAACCTTGGTGGCTGGGGGCAATGGTGAATCCGTGGTCGAACCCCGCTGGTCGCCCGGTGGTGTGTTGTATTTCAGTGGCGATCGCAGTGGCTATTGGAACCTCTATCGCTACGTTGAGGGTACTGCCCAAGTGGTCTATCCTGCCGAAGCGGAATTTGGCTATCCCCACTGGGTTTTTGGGGAATCGATCCTCGGCTTTATCGATGAAACGACCCTAGTCTGCACCTACAACGATCACGGCACTTGGAAACTGGCGACCCTCAACCCCGACCGCCGTGCCCTTACGCCGATCCCCGTCCCCTACAGCAGCATTAGTGACCTCCAGGTACAGGGGGAAATGATTGCCTTTATCGGCGGTGCCGCCACCCAACCCACCGCCATTGTTACCCTGGATCTGTTTACGGGGGAAACGGTGCGGGTCAAGGAAGCCAGCACGTTAAAAATTGATCCTGGTTATCTGGCCCAACCCCAGGCGATCGCCTTTCCCACGGAAAACGGCCTCACCGCCCACGCCTGGTATTACCCCCCAACAAACCAAGATTTCCAAGCCCCTGCGGATACGGCACCACCTCTCTTGGTAAAAAGTCACGGTGGCCCCACGGCGATGGCTGCAGCGAGCTTAAACCTGCGGATTCAATATTGGACGAGTCGGGGTTTTGCTTTTGTAGATGTAAATTACGGCGGCAGCACGGGCTATGGTCGGGAATATCACCAACGCCTTGATGGCAATTGGGGCATTGTCGATGTGCAGGATTGTGTCAACGTGGCGAAATATCTCGTGGCAAAGGGGTTAGCTGACGGGGAAAAATTGGCGATCGCTGGGGGCAGTGCCGGGGGGTACACAACCTTAGCCGCCCTCACCTTCCATGATGTCTTTAAAGCCGGAGCCAGTTATTACGGCATTTCTGACCTGGAAGTGCTCGCCACCGATACCCACAAATTTGAGGCCCGCTACCTCGACCGCCTCATCGGTAAATATCCCGCAGAAAAGGAAAAATACATCAGGCGATCGCCGATCCATTTCACCGAAAAACTCGCCTGTCCCGTTATTTTCTTCCAGGGCTTAGAGGATAAAGTCGTCCCCCCCAACCAAGCGGAAATGATGGTAGAAGCGATTAAAACCAAAGGTTTACCCGTCGCCTACGTTCCTTTTGAAGGAGAGCAGCATGGTTTTCGCCAAGCTGAAAATATCAAAAAAGCCCTCGACAGTGAATTTTATTTCTACAGTCAAATCTTTGGCTTTACCCCGGCAGATCCCCTCGAACCCGTAGAGATTATCAACCTCTAA
- a CDS encoding glutathione S-transferase family protein: protein MPLAPLSWPELEALTDFHLDYENGLTNAQSCLRLFGQSESDIRVTLYRDNHAWCPYCQKVWLWLEEVRIPYRIKKVTMFCYGEKEAWYKQKVPSGMLPALELDGRMITESDDILLALEQAFGPLTFSLTDPRVLPLRRLERLLFRAWCNWLCRPPLFPGQDKEGRRKFIQVVQQVEDALAATPGPYFLEEFSVVDVIFTPYVERMNASLYYYKGYSLREENPRFAAWFDAMETRLTYRGTQSDFHTHVHDLPPQMGGCYANGEPQALANQIKVDEGDWFGLPDVAYPEPANAKQEALYRVIKHRRNIVKVNPANDQFFDQALRCALTAMMTGEVCEPPKDADKALRYLRDRLNVPRDMSIYAAKHLRTALENTAQLAGERQGEPIPVRHRRDQDPANFR from the coding sequence ATGCCCCTTGCCCCCCTCAGTTGGCCAGAACTCGAAGCCCTCACCGATTTCCACCTCGACTACGAAAACGGCCTGACCAATGCCCAATCCTGTTTACGGCTCTTTGGTCAGTCAGAAAGCGATATTCGGGTCACTCTCTACCGGGATAACCATGCCTGGTGTCCCTACTGCCAAAAAGTCTGGCTTTGGCTAGAGGAAGTGCGCATCCCCTACCGCATCAAAAAAGTAACCATGTTTTGCTACGGCGAAAAAGAAGCCTGGTACAAACAAAAAGTCCCCTCTGGCATGCTCCCAGCCCTGGAACTCGATGGACGCATGATCACCGAGAGCGACGATATTTTACTCGCCTTAGAACAGGCATTTGGGCCGCTCACCTTTAGCCTGACAGATCCCAGAGTTTTGCCCCTACGCCGCCTCGAAAGATTACTATTCCGCGCCTGGTGCAATTGGCTCTGTCGGCCCCCATTATTCCCCGGACAAGATAAAGAGGGCCGCCGCAAGTTTATCCAAGTGGTGCAACAGGTGGAAGATGCTTTAGCCGCCACCCCTGGCCCCTACTTCCTCGAAGAATTTAGCGTGGTCGATGTGATCTTTACGCCCTATGTGGAGCGGATGAATGCCAGCCTCTACTATTACAAAGGCTATTCCCTGCGGGAGGAAAATCCCCGGTTTGCCGCCTGGTTTGATGCCATGGAAACTCGCCTAACTTACCGGGGTACCCAGAGTGATTTCCATACCCATGTCCATGACCTACCGCCCCAGATGGGGGGTTGTTATGCCAACGGGGAACCCCAAGCTTTAGCAAATCAGATCAAAGTTGATGAAGGGGATTGGTTTGGGCTGCCGGATGTCGCTTACCCTGAGCCAGCCAACGCCAAACAAGAAGCCCTTTACCGGGTGATTAAACATCGCCGCAATATTGTTAAGGTCAATCCCGCCAACGATCAATTTTTTGACCAGGCATTGCGTTGTGCCCTAACTGCCATGATGACGGGAGAAGTTTGTGAACCACCCAAGGATGCCGACAAAGCCCTGCGGTATCTGCGCGATCGCCTGAATGTGCCCAGAGATATGTCGATCTATGCGGCCAAACATTTACGGACGGCCCTAGAAAATACGGCGCAACTGGCTGGCGAGAGACAAGGGGAACCAATCCCCGTGCGCCACCGCCGCGACCAAGATCCTGCCAATTTTCGTTAG